From Fastidiosipila sp., a single genomic window includes:
- a CDS encoding vitamin B12-dependent ribonucleotide reductase, with protein sequence MSVLSPFIKRHFTKVLEKEGGEVFDLFRWKTCDVLLKDHKTGRILTDLKGLEFPESYSQQACDIIASKYFRKAGVPGEPGHETSMRQLADRMVAFWVGSLVDEGMIDPGSEAEILYDELIYAILAQMFAPNSPQWFNTGLKLKYGISGGQSELYYYDEERGQVVMSEDDYTRTQASACFILSIEDKLLGPHSITEGYVSETKLFKGGSGTGTNFSAIRAEGEALSGGGHSSGLMSFLKGLDRNAGAIKSGGTTRRAAKMVCLDIDHPEIEDFITWKAREEDKVIALAKMGYDADIDGEAYQTVSGQNSNNSVRFSDEFMRKVAELDQQPQATIRLKGRRDSSVDRDVSVRHLWEIFNQSAWRCADPAPQFDDTFNAWHTCPAGEDGDPTAKHNRINSTNPCGEYAFLDDTSCNLASMNVMRFYDPQTRIFDVDSYLHLIAIAQLALEASIHWGQFPTPAIARKTWAFRATGLGLANLASLFMSAGLPYDSAEARTIGGALAGILTGQSYAVSAVMAQQLSPFVHYQKNRDYMLRVIRNHSRAAGVRTDEPEAISYRLPAVDHGILERTGFGQLSGALKETWTKAEQWGEAHGYRNAQVSVMAPTGTISFAMDCAATSIEPFFSHVVYKKLSGGGFMKLVNPVVEQGLAARGYTREESEAIVGYIMRQGDDGMILDGKIEGAPFLKEEDLAVFDTANQCGTGERYIAWQGHVGMVAAITPLISGAVSKTVNLPNEATVQDFADVVFTSWTQGIKGITLYRDGSKYAQPLNISLAGVEHQDLPLEDLTYHDLLHVARKTQEELDECNEKLDRGEWVHGRVKPFGIRSGTTHPAQIEDVKVYITVNRDEEGLITEIFMTTDREGTLITGLLNSLSKTISVMLQYGIKPEAISKMLRGQKYEPYGFVQRHPYIKYCTSVSDLISKVLDIEAGDYTRVQVKPKEWLEGQTAGEGEPARQQVSMDEFIHEKAREASRTGQRLYDGSVCPNCSGTRMVKNGTCKVCLDCGETTGCS encoded by the coding sequence ATGAGTGTGTTGTCGCCGTTTATTAAACGTCATTTTACCAAGGTTCTGGAAAAAGAAGGGGGCGAGGTCTTTGACCTCTTCCGCTGGAAGACCTGTGATGTCCTGCTCAAGGACCATAAAACGGGCCGGATCCTGACCGATTTGAAGGGACTTGAATTCCCCGAATCCTATTCACAGCAGGCCTGTGATATCATCGCCTCCAAGTATTTCCGCAAAGCAGGGGTTCCGGGTGAGCCGGGCCATGAAACATCCATGAGACAGCTGGCTGACCGCATGGTTGCCTTCTGGGTCGGATCTCTGGTCGATGAGGGGATGATCGATCCGGGCAGTGAGGCTGAAATCCTTTACGATGAGCTTATTTATGCCATTCTGGCGCAGATGTTCGCCCCCAATTCCCCCCAATGGTTCAATACGGGCCTTAAGCTGAAGTACGGAATCAGCGGCGGTCAAAGTGAGCTCTATTATTATGACGAGGAAAGAGGGCAGGTCGTCATGAGCGAAGACGACTACACCCGGACCCAGGCGTCAGCCTGCTTCATTCTTTCCATCGAGGACAAGCTGCTTGGCCCTCATTCCATTACGGAGGGCTACGTATCAGAAACCAAACTCTTCAAGGGCGGTTCAGGTACCGGCACCAACTTTTCGGCCATCCGGGCAGAAGGTGAGGCCTTGTCGGGCGGAGGCCATTCATCCGGCCTCATGAGTTTTCTAAAAGGCCTTGACCGCAACGCCGGGGCTATCAAATCTGGCGGTACCACCAGGCGGGCGGCCAAGATGGTCTGCCTGGACATCGATCACCCGGAAATTGAGGATTTTATCACTTGGAAGGCGCGCGAGGAAGACAAGGTGATCGCGCTGGCAAAAATGGGCTATGATGCGGACATCGATGGGGAGGCCTACCAGACCGTCTCAGGCCAGAATTCAAATAATTCCGTTCGATTCAGCGATGAATTCATGCGCAAAGTCGCGGAACTTGACCAGCAACCTCAGGCGACCATCCGCCTTAAAGGGCGGCGCGATTCCAGTGTCGACCGGGATGTCTCCGTCCGCCATTTGTGGGAGATCTTCAACCAGTCGGCCTGGCGTTGCGCCGACCCCGCCCCCCAGTTCGATGACACCTTCAATGCCTGGCATACCTGCCCGGCCGGGGAAGATGGCGACCCCACCGCCAAGCACAACCGGATCAACTCGACAAATCCATGCGGCGAATATGCCTTCCTCGACGACACCAGCTGCAATTTGGCCTCCATGAATGTCATGCGCTTCTATGACCCGCAAACGCGCATTTTTGATGTCGACAGCTACCTCCACCTGATTGCCATCGCCCAGTTGGCCCTGGAAGCGTCCATTCACTGGGGGCAATTCCCTACACCAGCCATCGCACGTAAAACATGGGCTTTTCGGGCGACCGGCCTGGGCCTGGCCAACCTGGCCTCTTTATTTATGAGTGCCGGCCTGCCCTACGATTCCGCCGAAGCCCGTACCATAGGCGGGGCCCTGGCCGGGATCCTGACCGGCCAAAGTTATGCGGTGTCGGCTGTGATGGCGCAACAGCTGTCACCCTTCGTCCATTACCAAAAAAACCGCGACTACATGCTGCGTGTCATCCGCAACCACAGCCGGGCGGCGGGTGTTCGGACGGATGAACCGGAAGCCATCAGTTACCGGCTCCCCGCTGTTGATCACGGGATCCTCGAGCGCACCGGCTTCGGTCAACTCTCCGGAGCGCTGAAAGAAACCTGGACCAAGGCTGAGCAATGGGGGGAGGCGCACGGGTACCGCAATGCCCAGGTCTCAGTCATGGCGCCCACCGGCACCATCTCCTTCGCCATGGACTGCGCGGCGACCAGTATTGAACCTTTCTTTTCCCATGTGGTCTACAAGAAACTCTCCGGCGGAGGTTTCATGAAACTGGTCAATCCGGTAGTCGAACAAGGGCTGGCCGCCCGGGGCTACACCAGGGAGGAAAGTGAAGCCATCGTCGGCTACATCATGCGGCAGGGCGACGATGGCATGATTCTTGACGGCAAGATTGAGGGTGCGCCCTTTTTGAAAGAAGAAGACCTGGCTGTTTTCGACACGGCCAATCAGTGTGGCACGGGTGAACGGTATATTGCCTGGCAGGGTCATGTCGGCATGGTTGCGGCCATCACGCCTCTGATCTCGGGCGCTGTGTCAAAAACGGTCAATCTTCCCAACGAAGCCACCGTCCAGGATTTTGCCGATGTCGTTTTTACCTCCTGGACCCAGGGGATCAAGGGGATCACGCTTTACCGTGACGGCTCCAAGTACGCGCAGCCTCTGAACATCAGCCTGGCAGGGGTCGAGCATCAGGATCTTCCGCTTGAAGACCTGACCTATCATGATTTGCTCCATGTGGCCCGGAAGACTCAAGAGGAACTCGATGAATGCAATGAAAAACTGGATCGCGGTGAGTGGGTCCACGGGCGGGTAAAACCTTTCGGGATCCGGTCGGGCACCACCCACCCTGCCCAGATCGAGGACGTCAAGGTCTACATCACCGTCAACCGGGATGAAGAAGGTCTGATCACGGAAATCTTTATGACAACTGACCGTGAGGGCACATTGATCACGGGGCTTCTGAATTCGCTGTCAAAAACCATTTCCGTCATGCTCCAGTACGGGATCAAACCCGAAGCCATTTCAAAGATGCTGCGCGGCCAGAAATATGAACCCTACGGCTTCGTGCAGCGGCATCCCTACATCAAATACTGCACCTCCGTGTCCGATCTGATCAGCAAGGTGCTCGACATCGAGGCAGGGGATTACACCCGCGTCCAGGTCAAGCCAAAAGAGTGGTTGGAAGGCCAAACAGCAGGCGAAGGCGAACCCGCCAGGCAACAGGTCAGTATGGACGAGTTTATCCATGAAAAGGCGCGTGAGGCGAGCAGGACAGGCCAGCGGCTCTACGATGGGTCGGTATGTCCCAATTGCTCGGGTACCCGGATGGTTAAAAATGGAACCTGCAAAGTGTGCCTCGACTGTGGTGAAACAACAGGATGCTCCTAG
- a CDS encoding zinc-ribbon domain-containing protein: MKFCQQCGTELPANAGFCPQCGYRVAPAPAEEEPLQFPASEEHKGPSEPILPESPSPESKEPDLVGGPPPPLHYAAPPPPPQQAVPPFPYGAPSQAPPPYYGAPQAPHPAQPYPPYAYGIPPAAPKRKSRWYIPVIIIVVFLGLLAAAWFVFGDQIRNLFVSPEKRWAQADQASKLIPEDSLLAPLKETMKETVEKNRFGSKIDLTFDIKADDLPDEMAEMLTLMSGLRLHLDYKVDMSGDDARYRTRLGLGKRDDAGEALAVEFYNVDESYVISVPGILQKPLVIPQSRMGEMTEGFNMVDLPVNPGDLLGMTGMRDKLTIMTGDQFDKLAADLKAIFSRFAGKPDFVKGETLTIGGVSQTLDYFELTVPSDRFADMAKEILAYLRDNRDLEKLLTGMKQTVPLPGFEDSGEGVYDQFLEAIEDMIDDIEESPDQFEIQAKRRLYVDKKNKPVGEVLTLTKLEEGTPETVTLSNLRVSEGNKHANRFFLEAPDQFSLDFLTTFVLEGDRRTGEFSVKASELNSYNTSPPKEVLKGTFSDFGWEKSGDTIYPVGKISLEFVGLDQLQEDAPENVKLSYQGKVESGRLTAQVELQLIIQDMPFSLTVGINHQNLSGEEVVFKNKMPDDYVDMTDESALMELMEDESVMEAFTEALEKLGIDPDLLGGGFNDDWDDWDDGD, from the coding sequence ATGAAATTCTGTCAGCAGTGTGGTACGGAATTACCCGCGAACGCCGGTTTCTGCCCACAATGCGGTTACCGGGTCGCACCCGCACCCGCAGAGGAAGAACCCCTTCAGTTTCCGGCAAGTGAGGAGCATAAGGGGCCCAGCGAGCCCATTCTGCCTGAATCCCCCTCCCCGGAATCAAAAGAACCGGACCTGGTTGGGGGTCCACCGCCCCCGCTCCATTACGCGGCGCCTCCGCCGCCCCCGCAACAAGCGGTTCCGCCTTTCCCGTACGGAGCACCGTCTCAGGCGCCGCCCCCCTATTATGGAGCGCCTCAAGCGCCCCATCCGGCTCAGCCTTATCCCCCCTATGCTTATGGAATACCCCCTGCAGCGCCGAAGCGCAAGAGCCGCTGGTACATCCCGGTCATCATCATTGTTGTCTTTCTGGGACTGCTGGCAGCTGCCTGGTTTGTTTTCGGTGATCAGATCCGGAACCTGTTTGTTTCTCCGGAAAAGAGGTGGGCTCAAGCTGATCAAGCTTCCAAGTTGATTCCGGAAGACTCTCTTTTGGCTCCCTTGAAGGAGACAATGAAGGAGACTGTCGAAAAGAACAGATTCGGCTCAAAGATCGACCTGACCTTCGACATCAAGGCAGATGATCTCCCCGATGAGATGGCAGAGATGTTGACGCTCATGTCGGGCCTGCGGCTCCACCTGGACTACAAGGTCGATATGAGTGGGGATGATGCACGCTATCGCACCCGCCTCGGTCTTGGCAAACGGGATGATGCCGGGGAAGCGCTGGCCGTTGAATTCTACAACGTGGACGAATCATACGTTATCTCGGTACCGGGGATTTTGCAAAAACCGCTTGTCATCCCCCAAAGCCGTATGGGAGAGATGACAGAAGGTTTCAATATGGTTGACCTGCCGGTCAATCCGGGCGATTTGTTAGGTATGACCGGCATGCGCGACAAGCTGACCATCATGACCGGTGACCAATTCGACAAGCTCGCCGCCGATCTGAAGGCAATATTCAGCCGCTTCGCAGGAAAGCCGGACTTTGTCAAAGGGGAGACCCTTACCATTGGAGGGGTCAGTCAGACGCTCGACTATTTCGAACTCACCGTACCTTCCGACCGCTTTGCAGACATGGCCAAAGAAATACTGGCTTACCTTCGGGACAACCGTGATCTGGAAAAGTTGTTGACAGGCATGAAACAAACGGTTCCTCTCCCGGGTTTTGAGGACAGCGGGGAAGGTGTCTACGACCAATTCCTGGAAGCCATTGAGGATATGATCGATGACATTGAGGAGAGTCCGGATCAATTTGAAATCCAGGCCAAGCGCAGACTTTACGTCGACAAGAAAAATAAACCTGTCGGTGAAGTGCTGACTTTAACCAAGCTTGAAGAGGGAACTCCTGAGACGGTTACCTTATCCAATCTCAGGGTTTCGGAAGGAAACAAGCACGCGAACCGCTTTTTCCTTGAGGCCCCCGATCAGTTCAGCCTCGACTTTTTGACCACCTTCGTTCTGGAAGGTGACCGGCGTACGGGAGAATTTTCGGTAAAAGCCAGCGAGCTGAATAGCTACAACACGTCACCGCCCAAAGAAGTGTTAAAGGGAACCTTCAGTGACTTTGGCTGGGAAAAATCGGGAGACACCATTTACCCTGTCGGAAAAATATCCCTCGAGTTTGTTGGTCTTGACCAGCTTCAGGAGGACGCTCCTGAAAATGTGAAATTGAGTTATCAGGGCAAAGTCGAATCCGGCCGGCTGACCGCCCAGGTGGAACTCCAGCTGATCATTCAGGACATGCCTTTTTCGCTTACGGTGGGCATCAATCACCAGAATCTTTCCGGCGAAGAGGTCGTTTTCAAAAACAAAATGCCGGATGATTATGTTGACATGACAGACGAAAGCGCCTTGATGGAGCTCATGGAAGATGAAAGCGTAATGGAAGCTTTCACCGAAGCCCTTGAGAAACTCGGAATTGATCCCGATCTGCTGGGGGGCGGATTCAATGACGATTGGGATGACTGGGACGACGGGGACTGA
- a CDS encoding amidohydrolase family protein, which translates to MRIDSHVHVTPPDIIENWEKIADKEPYFKLLSESPVNRFATAEQVVEAMDKDGFDRAVIFGFSFRDMGLCRYVNDYVIEKARVHSGRLIGFSTLVPQHPEAERELVRTFEAGLQGVGELFPEGQRFALESPRQMEALGLTYTGLGIPVMLHVNEPVGHPYAGKTGTKLAQAVAFAKNFPQLKIILAHWGGGLYFYELMKEVRQDLANVYYDTAASVFLYGYQIYDVVKALGLTRKILFGSDFPLLPPQRYMSDLGKSGLTAQEKQDILGENTRRLLSL; encoded by the coding sequence GTGCGCATTGACAGCCATGTTCACGTCACCCCGCCGGATATCATTGAAAACTGGGAGAAGATCGCTGACAAAGAGCCCTATTTCAAGCTTCTGAGTGAAAGTCCCGTCAACCGATTTGCAACAGCGGAACAAGTCGTTGAGGCCATGGACAAAGATGGCTTTGACAGGGCTGTCATTTTTGGTTTTAGTTTTCGGGACATGGGGCTCTGCCGCTACGTCAATGATTATGTCATTGAAAAAGCCAGGGTCCATTCCGGCCGGCTGATCGGCTTTTCCACCCTGGTTCCTCAGCACCCGGAGGCCGAAAGAGAACTGGTCCGCACCTTCGAGGCAGGATTGCAGGGCGTCGGCGAACTCTTCCCCGAAGGTCAGCGCTTTGCCCTGGAATCGCCCCGCCAAATGGAAGCCCTGGGCCTCACCTACACCGGTCTCGGTATTCCCGTCATGCTTCACGTCAACGAACCGGTCGGCCACCCTTACGCAGGCAAGACCGGGACAAAACTTGCACAGGCGGTTGCCTTTGCCAAAAATTTCCCCCAACTGAAGATCATCCTCGCGCATTGGGGAGGCGGCCTGTATTTCTACGAACTGATGAAAGAGGTCCGCCAGGATCTGGCCAATGTTTACTACGATACGGCCGCTTCGGTTTTCCTTTACGGCTACCAGATCTATGATGTCGTCAAGGCGCTGGGCTTGACCCGCAAAATCCTCTTTGGAAGCGATTTCCCCCTGCTGCCGCCTCAGCGTTACATGAGCGATCTTGGAAAAAGCGGTCTTACCGCCCAGGAAAAGCAGGACATCCTGGGAGAAAACACCCGGCGGTTGCTGTCGCTTTAA
- a CDS encoding ABC transporter ATP-binding protein yields MSFEQAEGTIFGIAGDNGAGKSTLLKILASVLSRDKGEVVFRGISLDDLARWRPMIGYVPQELALDDRFSVRETLAFWAAARGFSREGRLRFLEIAVTDPLISGFLGKPIRECSSGMARRVSLIIGLLGDPLLLLLDEPFAGTDQDSRELILDRLALLRSRGRTILISGHEQELLGQLCDRVLLLRDGEVAMAEADPA; encoded by the coding sequence GTGAGCTTTGAACAAGCCGAAGGAACGATTTTCGGGATTGCGGGAGATAACGGCGCAGGCAAGAGCACTCTTTTGAAAATCCTTGCCTCTGTTCTCTCACGAGATAAGGGCGAGGTGGTATTCCGGGGAATTTCACTGGATGACCTCGCCCGCTGGCGCCCCATGATTGGGTATGTTCCCCAGGAATTAGCGCTTGACGACAGGTTCAGTGTCCGGGAGACCCTTGCCTTCTGGGCAGCCGCGCGCGGCTTCTCACGTGAAGGGCGCCTCCGTTTTCTGGAAATCGCGGTAACGGATCCTCTCATATCCGGATTTCTGGGGAAACCCATCCGGGAGTGTTCAAGCGGGATGGCCCGCCGTGTCAGCCTTATCATTGGACTTCTGGGCGATCCGCTGCTCCTGCTCCTTGACGAACCCTTCGCGGGGACGGATCAAGACAGCCGGGAACTGATCCTGGACCGGCTGGCCCTGCTTCGTTCCCGCGGTCGAACCATCCTCATCTCAGGCCACGAACAGGAGCTCCTGGGTCAGCTTTGTGACCGTGTGCTCCTCCTGCGCGATGGTGAAGTGGCCATGGCCGAGGCTGATCCGGCCTGA